The Salegentibacter sp. Hel_I_6 region AGAAGGTATAGATTATATAATTAACTACGATACCAATAAATTTTTAACCGCATCTATAGGAAAAGTAAAAACCACTTTAATTGAAGCGTTTTTACTGGTATTCTTAGTGGTATTTGTTTTTCTTCAGGATTTAAAATCTACATTGATTCCAGCAATTGCAGTTCCGGTTTCCATTATTGGTACTTTTTTCTTCCTGGGAGTTCTAGGCTACTCAATTAACCTGCTCACTTTATTCGCGCTGGTATTAGCCATTGGTATTGTGGTAGATGATGCCATTGTTGTCGTAGAAGCAGTGCACGCCAAATTAGAAGACGGTGCCAAAAGTGCCAAAAAAGCTTCAGTTTCAGCTATGAGTGAAATTGCGGGAGCTATTGTGTCAATTACCCTGGTAATGGCAGCGGTGTTTATTCCCATCACTTTTATAAAAGGACCTTCAGGGGTGTTTTATGAACAATTTGGGGTTACTCTTATTATTGCGATCCTAATTTCAGCAGTAAACGCTTTAACGCTTAGTCCCGCCTTATGTGCAGTTTTCTTAAAACCACATTCAGATAAAAAGAAAAAGCAGAATCTCTTACAAAGATTTTATACAGCCTTTAATACCGCTTTTAAAACCACAACTAAAAAATACACAAATTCCCTTGGCTTTTTAGTAAAGCATAAATGGATCACGTTCTTAATTCTTGCAGTTGCTGCAGCAGGAATATTTTGGGCAGATAGTTCTATTCCTAAAGGTTTTGTACCTACTGAAGACCGTGGAGTTATTTTTGTAAATGCAGAACTTCCTCCAGGTTCCTCCTTAGATAGATCTTATCAGGTTTCACAAACGCTTTACGACCAAATGGAAAGTGTAGAAGGCGTGAGAACAGCGACAGTTATTGCTGGTCGTAACTTCTTCTCGGGCGCAGGAAGCTCGAACGCGATGGGATTCATTATTCTTGAAAACTGGGAAGACAGGGATACAGATGAAACCTCATTAGATGGAATTGTTGCCCAATTAAATAAGAAAGCTGCCGCAATATCTGATGCCAATATCATCTATTTTACCCCGCCCAGTGTGCCAGGTTTTGGTAGTGCAGATGGTTTTGATATGCAGTTGATAGATCGTACTTCAGGTGAACTCAAAGAATTAGACCAAATCACCAGCGAATTTGTAGGAAATCTTATGCAAAGACCTGAAATTGCTACGGCCTCTAATCCTTTTAGCACCAACTATCCGCAATTACAAATGGATATTGATGTACCAAAGGCTAAAGAAGCCGGGGTTAGTGTAAGCGATATTTTAAGCACATTGCAAGGCTATGTTGGAGGTATTTATACCGCTAATTTTAGCCGTTTTGGAAAACAGTTCCGGGTTTTTGTACAGGCCTTACCCGAAGATCGAATAGATCAGGAAAGCCTTAATAGCATGTTCCTTAAAACTCCAAGCGGTGAAATGGCTCCCGTTTCACAATTTGTGAGTTTAGAACGAATTTATGGCCCTCAAACCGTCACTAGATTTAACTTATTTAATGCCGTGAACCTTACAGGATCTTCTGCACCGGGCTATAGCTCGGGAGATGCAATTACCGCTATTGAAGAAACGGCAAAAGAAAGTTTACCAAATGAATATGAGGTGGCTTTCTCCGGGTTAACCAGGGAAGAAATAGCTTCCTCGGGACAGGCCGGAATAATTTTTATCTTAAGTATTGTATTTGTGTACTTTCTATTAGCAGCGCAGTATGAAAGCTACCTTCTGCCATTTTCTGTTATTCTATCTCTGCCCATTGGAGTTGCAGGAGCCTATTTCTCAACCTGGATGGCCGGTTTAGAGAATAACATTTATTTCCAGATCGCATTAATAATGTTAATTGGCTTATTAGCAAAAAATGCTATCCTTATCGTAGAGTTTGCCATACAAAGACGCCGGGAAGGTATGCCTTTAACCGAAGCTGCAATAGACGGGGCCCGGGTAAGGCTGCGCCCTATTTTAATGACTTCCTTTGCTTTTATTTTAGGCTTAACTCCCCTGGTACTCGCTACCGGTGTAGGAGCTCAGGGAAACAGATCTATTGGTACCGGCGCAGCCGGCGGATTGTTAATTGGTACTGTAGTAGGTGTTTTTGTAATTCCTATTCTCTATATCATTTTCCAGTGGCTTCAGGAAAAAATAACAGGTGTACCAGAAGCAGCTCAAACAGAAAACAAATCAATTTCTGAAAAAGAATAACAATGAGAAATAACAGTATATATAAACTTTTGCTTGGGGGAGCCATGCCATTTTTACTGGTTTCCTGTTTTGCAGCCAAAGATTACAAACGTCCTGAAATAGAAGAGATTTCTGAAGAATTGTATAGAACAGATAATCTTCCACAGGATTCATTAAATATGGCTACTATTTCCTGGACCGAAATTTTTACCGACCCTATTCTCAAAAACCATATTGAAGAAGGCCTGGAAAACAATATAGATATTCGTATCGCTATTCAGCAAATGCTCGCCGCTGAAGCTTATGTAAAACAAGGGAAAGCGAGCTATTTTCCAACTTTAAACGCTGGACCGGGCGTAAGTCATCAAATCCTGTCTCCAAATAGCCAGTTCGGTTCTTTCTTTGACGGCAGCATCACCCAATACGACATCACTGGAAACCTTTCCTGGGAAGCCGATATTTGGGGAAAGATAAGAAGTAATGACAGGGCTTTTACTGCCTCTTATTTGCAAAGTGAAGCTGCCCATAAAGCAGTAAAATCTCAACTTATCGCAAATATTGCTACCAATTATTACCAGTTACTTAGCCTGGACGAGCAACTTAGAATTGCAGAAGAAACGCTGGAAACCAGGAAGAGTAGCCTGGAAACTACTAAGGCTTTAAAAGATGCCGCTAATGTGACTGAAGTTGGTGTACAACAAACAAAAGCCCAACTTCATACTGCCGAAGCTTTAGTCGTTCAGCTTAAGAATGAAATACGTTTACTGGAAAATTCTTTTTCAATTTTACTGGGAGATAATCCGCAACAAATTGAGCGAACCGATCTTTCTGAACAGAAAATCATATCCCCGCTAAATACTGGTGTTCCCTCTCAACTCCTAAGAAACAGGCCAGATGTAATAGCAGCAGAGTACGGGTTAATAAATGCTTTTGAACTCACCAACGCAGCCAGGGCAGATTTCTACCCTTCACTTACTTTAACCGCTGCAGGTGGTTTTCAAAGTTTAGATCTCGATAAGTTATTAAATGTTAACTCCCTTTTTGCCAATTTGGGCGCATCCTTATTGCAACCTATTGTAAACAAAAGACAAATAAGAACGCAATATGAAGTTTCACAGGCACAACAGGAAGAAGCCTTGCTAAATTTCAAACAAGCTATTCTCATAGCAGGCCGTGAAGTTTCAGACGCACTTTCTAACTACCGGGCAAGCACAGATCGCCAGGAAATTTTACAGAACGAATATGAAGCCTATGATAAAGCTTCGAGTTATTCAGAAGAACTGTTGAATAATGGTTTGGTAAATTATCTTGAAGTATTAACAGCCAGGGAAAATGCATTAAACTCCCAACTTAATCTGATAAATGCAGAATACAATAAATTAAATGCTATTGTAAATCTTTATAAAGCTCTTGGCGGAGGTTGGCAGTAAACTGAAGCAATCTTAAGAAGTATCCAGAGAGAAAATAATTTTTGAATTTTGAGGCATCCCAAATCTTTACGATTTAGAATATAAGCTCGATTATCGAGTAAATGTGTTGGATTTGTTTTGTTAATTGTTGAAAGGCAGCTTCGAAGTATAACTTCGGGGCTGTTTTTTGTTGGAAAACTAATTAATCTTCGACTAATCGAGAAATTCATTAATTTTAATCAAGTATAAAATATTTCAATTATGAAAAGTAATTTCAGCGAAATTATAAAAGATAACAAACCTGTATTAGTCGACTTTTATGCCGATTGGTGCGGGCCTTGCAAAACCCTGGCGCCAATTCTAAAAGACGTGAAAGCCGAAATGGGCGAGGCTATCAAAATCGTAAAGATTGATGTTGATAAAAATCAGGAATTGGCTGGGAAATACCAGGTTCGAGGTGTGCCAACGATGATGCTTTTTAAAGATGGACAACAACTTTGGAGACAATCAGGTGTATTACAAAAAGCACAGATTATTGAGGTAATTAAATCCCATTCAGTTTAAATTTTATCAAGATCTGGAGCTGTGAGCTCTTCTACCGGCCAGCCAGCCTGTTTAGCTCCCGCTAAATATGCCGATTCCATAAACTCGAGTAAAGCTTTACGGGGGTTTTCCTCTTCTCTCAAATTTGCGTAGGTTAAAATCGCCATTGGGCTGCCATTGCTCATTTCCCAACTTGCCGATTCTGGCCGTAAATTTTGTGATTCAATCCCTTTGGGATTAGGAAATGTATAGGAATAAAATGCTGGTTCCTGTACTTTATCGTCTCCCGGCCAGAATCCAAAACTAATACATTCATGACTGTAAGCATCTTTATCTGAAAGTCTTGCTTCATCAGGCATTTTTGGCGCTTTCTTTCCGGAAAACCTGGTTACAGCAAGATCCATGGAATGCCAGTAAAGGTGAGCTGGAGAAGTCTTTCCGTAAAATCTTCCGCTAAATTCTTTAAACACAATATTTATCCAAACCAGAGATTTCCATAGATCCTGCACATAATCCTCCCGATAATGATGAAATTCGGTTATTTCAGAAAAATCTTTTTCAATTCCAAGATCATAAGGTTTTGAGACTATCTTAACAGGTACCCGCGACCGCTTTAAAAGCTCCATTAATTCCGAATAAAAATCAGCAACACTAAGTTTATTTTTAAGCTGAAAAGATTCAAATGCTCCTTCGCTGGTTTGAACTTCCACACGATTTTTAAGCACATTCAAATCTATAGAAAATGAGTTGAAACCATTATTATAAGGGATCGTGCCAGTGCTAAAACCAGTTGGAGTGATATAATGCGTAACATACCAC contains the following coding sequences:
- a CDS encoding efflux RND transporter permease subunit, translated to MLKIFIERSVLSTVISIIIVMLGILGLSELPVTQYPDIAPPTVQVNASYAGANAETILESVVVPIEEQINGVEGMTYLTSSASNDGSASITVFFEQGYDPDIAAVNVQNRVSRANAVLPDEVIRAGVTTTKRQNSALLYAGLYTTNSDYDDTFIQNYLNINVKPELQRINGVGEVNVFGGKDYAMRVWLDPAKMANYGLVPRDVTAAIGEQSLEAAAGALGQNVGESFEYVLKYKGRYKTAEEYENIIISAQDNGQFLRVKDVGSVELDAFSYSSLSRSKGYPAISFGVFQTPGSNAQEVIEEIYEKLDDLKEDFPEGIDYIINYDTNKFLTASIGKVKTTLIEAFLLVFLVVFVFLQDLKSTLIPAIAVPVSIIGTFFFLGVLGYSINLLTLFALVLAIGIVVDDAIVVVEAVHAKLEDGAKSAKKASVSAMSEIAGAIVSITLVMAAVFIPITFIKGPSGVFYEQFGVTLIIAILISAVNALTLSPALCAVFLKPHSDKKKKQNLLQRFYTAFNTAFKTTTKKYTNSLGFLVKHKWITFLILAVAAAGIFWADSSIPKGFVPTEDRGVIFVNAELPPGSSLDRSYQVSQTLYDQMESVEGVRTATVIAGRNFFSGAGSSNAMGFIILENWEDRDTDETSLDGIVAQLNKKAAAISDANIIYFTPPSVPGFGSADGFDMQLIDRTSGELKELDQITSEFVGNLMQRPEIATASNPFSTNYPQLQMDIDVPKAKEAGVSVSDILSTLQGYVGGIYTANFSRFGKQFRVFVQALPEDRIDQESLNSMFLKTPSGEMAPVSQFVSLERIYGPQTVTRFNLFNAVNLTGSSAPGYSSGDAITAIEETAKESLPNEYEVAFSGLTREEIASSGQAGIIFILSIVFVYFLLAAQYESYLLPFSVILSLPIGVAGAYFSTWMAGLENNIYFQIALIMLIGLLAKNAILIVEFAIQRRREGMPLTEAAIDGARVRLRPILMTSFAFILGLTPLVLATGVGAQGNRSIGTGAAGGLLIGTVVGVFVIPILYIIFQWLQEKITGVPEAAQTENKSISEKE
- a CDS encoding efflux transporter outer membrane subunit, whose translation is MRNNSIYKLLLGGAMPFLLVSCFAAKDYKRPEIEEISEELYRTDNLPQDSLNMATISWTEIFTDPILKNHIEEGLENNIDIRIAIQQMLAAEAYVKQGKASYFPTLNAGPGVSHQILSPNSQFGSFFDGSITQYDITGNLSWEADIWGKIRSNDRAFTASYLQSEAAHKAVKSQLIANIATNYYQLLSLDEQLRIAEETLETRKSSLETTKALKDAANVTEVGVQQTKAQLHTAEALVVQLKNEIRLLENSFSILLGDNPQQIERTDLSEQKIISPLNTGVPSQLLRNRPDVIAAEYGLINAFELTNAARADFYPSLTLTAAGGFQSLDLDKLLNVNSLFANLGASLLQPIVNKRQIRTQYEVSQAQQEEALLNFKQAILIAGREVSDALSNYRASTDRQEILQNEYEAYDKASSYSEELLNNGLVNYLEVLTARENALNSQLNLINAEYNKLNAIVNLYKALGGGWQ
- a CDS encoding DUF5996 family protein; protein product: MKNTALPELKYVGFEKEKLTLHLFLQIIGKFRLKLSPRKNHWWYVTHYITPTGFSTGTIPYNNGFNSFSIDLNVLKNRVEVQTSEGAFESFQLKNKLSVADFYSELMELLKRSRVPVKIVSKPYDLGIEKDFSEITEFHHYREDYVQDLWKSLVWINIVFKEFSGRFYGKTSPAHLYWHSMDLAVTRFSGKKAPKMPDEARLSDKDAYSHECISFGFWPGDDKVQEPAFYSYTFPNPKGIESQNLRPESASWEMSNGSPMAILTYANLREEENPRKALLEFMESAYLAGAKQAGWPVEELTAPDLDKI
- the trxA gene encoding thioredoxin translates to MKSNFSEIIKDNKPVLVDFYADWCGPCKTLAPILKDVKAEMGEAIKIVKIDVDKNQELAGKYQVRGVPTMMLFKDGQQLWRQSGVLQKAQIIEVIKSHSV